In Eulemur rufifrons isolate Redbay chromosome 15, OSU_ERuf_1, whole genome shotgun sequence, the genomic stretch ACATACTGGGGATACAGCTTTGACCCAAACAGCCCAAAGCCCCAGTGCCCATGTGCCTTACACTCCAGAGGCTTCGCAAGAGTGAGACCAACCCATGGGAGcattttaagtgaaacaatgaCAGAATCTGACTCTCATTAGCAGGACTGCTGACCACTGTGGGGAGGACACTgtgggcagcaggggaggggacagtgctAGGGCCACAGGTCAGGAGTGAGAGGCGGTGGGACTAAGGGGAGAAGGGGCCTGTGGGatgagagggacagagggaagggctGGAGAAGCAGGAGCTGAGGAACAGGAGCAGAGGGAACCAGTCCTAAAGCAGTGGAATTCTCAGATTTAAACACagtgttttatagattttaataCACATATCTACAGAGCCTAGCTGGGTGTTCTGTGtatttggtaattttttctttttttttttttaatttgaaaaaatgtagAACTTGCTCTCCCTGTGCAGCCGGGGGTGCTTTGTTTTCACACTCAGCTTGATGGCAGCTTCCTCACCAGAGGGGATGCTGGCACCCAGGCAGGTATCTCCGGAGGACCCGCTCCCGATCCTCCGTCCCAGGCGGTACTTACTCCCATGCGTAGCTCCATGATTGCGCTCTTGCTGTTCCAGCAAGGCTGCTGGAACAGCAGCTATTTCCTAACTAATACATTTATGGAGCTGCCTAAACGCAAATTGCCTCCTAATATTAATCAGATTAAAAAATACCAAGTGTCCCCCCAGAATATGCACACAGCTTAGATGTGAATAATTCATGAAAACAGGCAAGGCGTGAGCACTGGACAAGAGCATTCTGACTGAGCACGTGCAGCTTTGAAGTGATTAAAGTTCTACAACTCCTGGCTGAAACAGACAGTAACAAATTGTGCTTCTTTCTATGAGGGGATGTCCTGGACTGTCACACACAGACTCAGGGCTCTGgaacaaagacaattttaaaatacaacaacTTAGAGTCCAAGACACATCGTCTGGGAGAGTAAAACTTGAGGTCGTTGTAGGTGTAAGTGTTACACGTTTAGACACATTTATATATCGAGGGGACAAACTCACTTCTTTTACACCTTAGATTCCTGATCATTCCATATACTTTTCATTATCgtgtacttttaaaaaaggagaggctATTAATTAATTATGAGATTTAGGTCAGCATTCTGCATTCATGATTTTTgcagatatttctattttgtgagATTTTGAttagtttctaaagaaaaatctGATTGGATTACAATGGGAGCAACTTGCTTATTCTGTTTCTTTGACTACTTTGTGCCCTAACAGTAATAACAGGCATTCTTtatctgaatataattttttgataCTATTTGATGAActtcaaatttaatataaaatattatgttaaatgtaGAAAAGCTTTCTGCTGACCCGTGATTTCTTAGAATTATCCGAAGTAATCCGGGTCATCCCATTACTGAATATGTTATTCAAGTTCACCtagtgtctcaaaaaataaaacaagctttATTAAGGGTGATATGCCATTTGTAATAAATTATCTTTGTCATTTCACAGACATGAATTCCCCAAACCTAACTTCTGCTTACAGAAGATAAACAATTTAATCctaactttagaaaataaatactcaagcataaaaaaaaaaaagattcctgatGATTCAGAGGTTACCTAGATTGTGCTGCCCACCCTAGTTAATAAGCAGAAAGGAAACCGGTCTCTATGAGGGTCTCTCTGCGGTGCATTCAGACATAACTTCTCCAGGTTTAAAGAGAAAACCCCTCTGTCTACATCCCCAGTCCCAGGGCGAGCTCACTCTGGCATCAAGTTCCCTGGGgtgagttttcttctagaagagtCCAGGCGGAGAGGAAAGGAGTAGGAGGCAGGGAGTCCAGTTCAGGGAGAGGGATTCCGGGCGGGAAGtgaaggggcaggggctgggccagcCTGGGGGGTCTCTCCTGGTTTCCTCTGACAGCTCGTGGGCCGGGACTCAGGGCGACAGTGTGACAAACGTCTCTCGGTGCAGGAGGAGAGGGGTCAGGGCAATGTCGCAGGGTCCCGGGCGTGGCTCTCAGGGTCCCTGTCCCGAGGGCGGTGTCCGGGGCGGGGAGCTCAGCGCTGGGGATTCCCCATCTGCCCGGAGTTTCACTTCTCCCTGTCCCAACCCGAGTCAGGTCCTTCTTCCTGGATACTGCTGACGCGGCCCCAGCTCTCACTCCCATTGGGTGTCCCGTTCCCAGAGAAGCCAATCAGCGTCGCCGCGGTTCCCGGTTATAAAGTCCCCATGGCCCTACCCAGACTCAGTGTCCCCAGACCCCGAGGATGGCGGTCACCGCGCCCGGAACCCTCCTGGTGATGCTGTTCTCGGGGGCCCTGGCCCTGACCGAGACCTGGGCGGGTGAGTGCGGGGTCGGGGGGAAGCGGCGTCTGCGGGGCGGAGCGAGGGGACCGCCCGGCGGGGGCGCAGGACCCGGGCGCCGCGCGGGGAGGAGGGTCGGCCGGGTCtcagcccctccccgcccccaggtcCCCACTCCATGAGGTATTTCTCCACCGCTGTGTCCCGGCCCGGCCGCGGGGAGCCCCGCTTCATCGCCGTCGGCTACGTGGACGACACACAGTTCGTGCGGTTCGACAGCGACGCCGCGAGTCCGAGGATGGAGCCGCGGGCGCCGTGGGTGGCGCAGGAGGGGCCGGAGTATTGGGACGAGGAGACACGGAACGTCAAGGGCAGCGCACAGACTGACCGAGTGAACCTACGGACCTTGCTCGGCTACTACAACCAGAGCGAGGCCGGTGAGTGACCCCGGCTCGGGTCACGGGTCAcgaccctccctcccccacagagAAGCCCGCGTCGCCCCGAGTCTCCGGGTCCGAGAGTCACCCCGAGCTGCGGGACCCGCCGCGACCTCTGACCCCGGACGAACCCGCGGGGACTTTGACCCGGTTTCATTTTCGGTTTAGGCCAAAATCCCCgcgggtgggggggggcggggctgagtgGGCGTGGCTGaccgcgggggcggggccagggtcTCACACTATCCAGATGATGTATGGCTGCGACGTGGGGCCGGACGGTCGCCTCCTCCGCGGGTACTGGCAGTTCGCCTACGACGGCGCCGACTACATCGCCCTGAACGAGGACCTGCGCTCCTGGACCGCGGCGGACACGGCGGCTCAGATCACCAAGCGCAAGTGGGAGCAGGCCGGTGACGCGGAGCAGGCGAGGGCCTACCTGGAGGGCACGTGCGTGGACTGGCTCCGCAGATACCTGGAGCACGGGAAGGACATGCTGCTGCGCGCGGGTACGGGGGgcactccctcccccaccccgtttGTCCTGTCCATTGTCAGGATGTCACACGAGCCCTGCTGGAGTGTCCCATGAGGGACACAAAGTGCCTGAATTTTCTGACTCTTCCCCTCAGACCCTCCAAAGACACACGTGACCCACCACCCCATCTCTGACCGTGAGGCCACCCTGaggtgctgggccctgggcttcTACCCTGCGGAGATCACACTGTCCTGGCAGCGGGATGGGGAGGACCTGACCCAGGACACGGAGCTTGTGGAGACCAGGCCTGCAGGGGACGGAACCTTCCAGAAGTGGGCGGCTGTGGCGGTGCCGTCTGGAGAGGAGCAGAGATACACGTGCCTTGTGCAGCACGAGGGGCTGCCGGAGCCCCTCACCCTGAGATGGGgtaaggagggggtgggggtcacATCTCTCCTCAGGGAAAGCAGGGGCCTTTCTGGAGCCCttcagcagggccagggctgagCCTGGGGTCAGGCCCTCACCTTCCCGTCCTTTCCCAGAGCTGCCTTCCCAGCCCAGCGTCGCCATGGTGGGCATCGTTGCCGGCCTGGTTCTCCTTGGAGCTGTGCTCGCTGGAGCTGTGGCCGCCGCTGTGATGTGGAGGAAGAAGAGctcaggtgggggaggggtggggggcggggtcgGGTTTTCTTGTCCCACTGGGGGTTTCACGCCCAGGCAGAAGTGAGCCCTGCCTCATTCAGGGGCCCTGTTTGCTCACACTTGCCCTGTTGCAAAGGACATGGAAAGTGAAGAACAAATTTATCACCTTGATGATTGTGGTAATGGGACCTGAATCCCAGAAGTCACAAGTCACAAGGACAGGTCCCTGCTGAGCACAGACCTCCAGGAGGGCAGTTGGTCCAGTCCCTCCTTTCCTCACGTTTCTTAATCTTGCCCTAGATCttcactcacagttctggagccttcTCTGGGGTCTAAAACTAAGGGGTTCTTCTGGGACCTCATGGccctgcctcttcctggcttctcACAGGACATTTTCTTCCCACAGGTGGAAAAGGAGGGAGCTACGCTCAGGCTGCCTGTAAGTATGGGGGACTTACCCCTGAGACCTTTGGGAAAGAGTAGACAGGAGCCCATGGGGgagctcccccaccccaaaatcTTCCTGTAGCCGTATCTCCTGTGGGCTCTGAGCGGGTCCTGTTTTGTTCTATCCCAGGCAGCGACAGTGCCCAGGGCTCGGATGTGTCTCTCACGGCTTGTAAAGGTGAGAGCCTGGGGGCCTGACGGGACGGGTGGGCAGGGGGGACACAGCTGGGCTGTGGGGATTCTGTGATTGGGACATTTTGACTATGGTGTGCTGTTCCTAGTGTCACCACTTAGCATAACCGACCTGAATTTGCTCCTGATTATTGTTTCTTGCAGCGTGAGACGGCTGCCTGTGTGGGACTGAGCGATGCAGGACGTGTTCCCGCCTCCCCTGTGTGGCTTCAGAAGCCTCTGACTTCTCTGTCTGCAAAGGCCTCTGAATGACTCTGCGTCCCTGTTCCCGTCATGTGATGGGCTGGAGAGGCCGGCCCACCCCCGTGTCCTGCCCCCTCCGCCACGCTGATCCGTGTCCTGTGCCCAGTCACCTTTCCTGTTCCAGCGAGGAAGGGCTGGGACGTCTCCATCCCTGTCTCACCGTCGCCGTGCACTGAGCTACTTCCCGACTGAAAATAAgaattgaatataaatttttttctcaaattcttgCAATGACATGTTGATGGGTTAATTACAGGAGAAGTTTCCTAAAATTTGAGAGTGGAAATAAATAGAAGACCTGAGAACATTCCAGAATCCTTGTGTTTGCTGTGCTGAGTCTGCTGCAGGTGGGGACAGGAGAAGGCTGTGAGGAGCCGAGTGTGGACGGGGCTGTGCCCAGTCTGTGCTCAGTCCGTCATGGGCTCCATGTGTCACCCCTTGGCTGGGTCATCCTCTCTGCTCTGTTGTCCTTGTCCCAGTAGAACCTTGCGCAGCAGGACCTGTGATGACAGAGGCTGAGAGACCACCCAGGGCAGCCTCTGCATACGGGAGTCTGTGGGATCAAAAGATGAACTTTCAGACCCGGCAAGCTCTTGCCCTCCTAGGGTTCCTTCCTGGATTCTGTTCTTCATCTGTTCCCCaacctttttattcctttattttgtatttatttttaatttttatggatacgtGATAATTGTCTATATTAtggggtgcatgtgatgtttCAGTACAagcatacaatgatcaaatctgggtgaTTAGACTATCCGTcacctcaaatgtttatcatttctttgtgttgggaacatacTAGATCTTCTCTTCTAGTCGATTTGAAATCTATGGTGAATTATTAACTGTAATCACCCTATTGTTCTGCCGAACGctagatcttatttcttctaccaaactgtatttttaaatccgttcccagcctccagtaaccGCCATTCTATTCACCACCTATGTGAGGTCAGTTttcttagctcccacatgtgagagAGACTCTcgatatctgtctttctgtgtctggcttatttcccttgACGTAACGTCCTCCAGTTCGTCCGTGTTGCTGCACCCAACCTTTGTAAAGGAACCCAGTTCTGGAATTAGCAGAGAGGACGGATCCCACCATCTCTTATCTTAGATAAATTCCTGTTAGGTTTCTATCTCTGCCCACctacccccatccctgcccttggTTCTACTAATCCTGTCGCTGGCTCAAATCCAGGCTCATGGATTTATAAAGTAGGCTCGAGGTTAGATCTATATTCGTGTGGAAAGGTGGAGCCATAGTGGAGGATGATGGTTATTCCTCGGGGAGAAACATCCGTGTGCTGCAGTGAGCAGGAAGgtcgtgggggagggaggggggacaaCAGCACAGGTGAGAAAAGCGCAGGTGGCACTGATGTCAGCGTGAGAGGACAGTGTCAGTGTGACAGGACACTGTGCTGTGTCTGCACAAAGCAGCACTTGCCCTGAGGCTACATTGATAAAGATCCTGTGTGTGGAGAACAGGGAGGTGCTCTACAGTGATCCTTCAATCAACTGTCATTTGTCGCCAGATACGTGACAGACTGTCCCTGCATGTGAGGAACATGGTTAAAGTGAAAACAGAAATATTCCCGGCCTTGTGCAGCGTGTGTTCCAGTGGGAAGGGACAGACCGTGTTCCACAAGCAGAGCAAACAAGGAAAGTGTTTATGTAGAAGGTGGTAAGTGCTGTGGGGAAGGTGACCCAGAGTGCGgggtgtggggacagggaaggtggCTGTGGCGCTGGGGGGTCGGTGTGGCCCTTGTTGCaaaggagggagagcagggaCGCTCCGTGCTCTGAGGAAAGCTCTGCAGGACAGGATGAAGTGTCTGGAGGATGCTGGGGACGTCCTTCCAGGCAGGGAAGCGTCAGCGCAAAGGCGCTGGGGCAGGAAGGTGTCTGTGCTGTGGGGGAGCCGGAGGCCGGGAGGCTGCACAGACAGCAGCTGAGATGAGCTCAGAGGTGGGGCCGGAGCAGGGAGGCCTGAGGGTGTGGGGAGGGTCTGACCTTTGCTCTGAGGGAGATGGGGACTTAGAGGACAGTTCTGAGCAGAAGAGGACCTGGTACAACTTCCCTTTTTAAAGGGTCTGTCTGGCTGCTGTGCTGAGGACAgagctgagaggcaggaggagcaggagcagggagaagggcagggcaggagggcagggctccaggctccaggctgcGGGTGGCGGCTGAGCGGTGACAATGGAGGGAGGTGCTGGGCTCTGGATCCGTTTTGAAGACGGACTTCACAGCGTCTCCTGATGCGTCTGGGTGTGAGGAAGAGGAGTCCGGGAGGACACGCACAGCGTGGGCTATGTGAGCGGAAGGACGGAGCTGCCGTGGTGGAGAGGGGACTGTGACAGGGGACTGTGGCAGGGGGGGACTGTGGCAGGGGCCTGTGTGAGGAGGGGGGCGTCGCAGGCGTTCAGGGGAGGAGGCGCCACTAGAGTGCAGGGGAGGGAGCCGGGGTGGCAGCTGGACAGCAAGTCTGGACTTCAGGAGAAATGTCGGGGCTGGAGGAGTAGATTTGGGGGTGACACCATGTGATTGATATTTAAAGCCTCGAGCAGGGATGAGGCCGCCAAGGGAGGGACTGGCTacagaagagaaagggaacaaggactgagccctgggcCTCCAGTGGTGAGGACCCGATCCGACCACACGCCCAGACAGACTGCACAGCTCCGACACCGCGTCCCGAAGGCACGGAGACCGGGGAGCCCCAGACTGTACCGTGTGCAGGAGTCCCCTGGACGTGGCGCTGAGACACAGAGAGTCAGGAGGGGAGCGTGAGGTCCCGTGTTGGTGACGAGGGTGgagctgatgctgctggtcttcATGTCACAAGATCACAGAGCAGGGTCCCCAAGTGTGCGCCAGCCCCCTGCAGGGCCTGGTAAACAAGCGAGTCCTTGCTCTTGTGCGTGACACTCTGAGCGGGTGGTCCTGGGAGAGGCCTGAGTATTGTCCAAGCGCCACCAGCAAGCCCAGTGCCCAGCCAGACTGGAGCCCTGAGGCCGTGACCAGAGGGTGCCCAGGGAGGGTCTTACACCCATTTCAGTGTCCTCTTTTCCctcaggaagaaaagggagaacaTACATCGTTAATTATGAGACAGGATGTTGGGAGATTCGCATCGTTCTCTCTACCGTGGGGCTACAGCCAGGCAGAAGGTTCCGGTATCGGCTCTCAGCTCTGCATAGAGACATCTCTGAGTGCTGCTCTCTGACCCTGTTCCCCAGACTGGTTTCTCACTCACTTCTTGGAGCAAACAAGGGAAGGCAACTTTTTCTAGTTTACATATAAGTTGTATTAGATGCTATTGGGGGCTAATTTTATCGTAGGGGAGGCCACAAAGCCAGGCTTGTGGCTACACAGCCAGGCACAGAAGCCACAGTCCACCCTAGGTCAGGTCCCTCAGAGGAacccctgcccctgctgctggGGACAGATGCCACTGCTCACACTCTGACACCCTGCTGCTGGACACAGGGCCCTGTGGCTAGAACTGCTGTCACTGCTGCTCCTGGCAACTGGACGTCACCACTGCCACTTGGCCATCTTTACCAAAATGTCTCTGCACAGTCCCAGCCTCTCTGTGTCACCTCGTCCTGGTCAGAGTCTGGCAGGTGGAGCCTAAGCCTCATGTGCATGTTCAACGCAGGGATGACTGGAGAGTTGTCCTCTCCTGCCGAGGGAGGGGGTGTCTGTCCCCTCTGAAGACTTTAAGTGTGGGATTTTGATACAGTGTGAGGGTGCAGGTGCTGGGAGGCGAGGGGTGGAGAAAGAGTGACAAACTCCCATCCTTGCAGCAGCGGTGTGACATTAGAGCTTTATCTGGCACTTGGTGGGCTGGATGAACAAGAGACTAGCAAACATCTTTCCACCCATTCCCTGGCGAGTGTGACATTACCGCCAGCTGTCGTCTGTACCAGCCTGCACTCTGCGTCACTGGGGTGGCATCGTGGTGCTAGCAATGACCCGCAGTGTCGTTACGAGGGTCGTCAGACACTGCACACTGTCAGGGCAAGGCCAAACCTTTACTTGTGGTCGGAAGGGCGCCCAGCGGCAGTGGGAGCAGCCAGCCCTACAGGGGGGTCCTCGCCTTGTATCCCTGACGCAGGCCTGTGGCTGTGTCTCAGTCCTTGCCTGGGATTTCCACCCGCAGCCTTGTCCTTGCCCGACTGGCTAAGGGTGTCGCTGAGACACACAGGAATGGAGGGGGGCTCCTAGGGTCGTAGGTGTTTGGAGCTGGCGCCCGTCAGGCACAGTGAGGTATGCGGAAGTGGGTTACTTCCTGACACTTTGGCAGGAGAGATCAAGCCAAGGTTATTTCCCCCTCTTTTATATTAgactttttcactctttttttcaaattcagtGAGGAGGAGGTAACTTTGGTGTTCTTGGTCTTCTAATAGTAATAACCTGTTTTCACATGGGGGTGGAAGAGTTGTTTAGTTAGGGCTGTTTCTATTAATCTTTGGATCAGTCTTCTAGCACGAGGGATAATGCAACATCCCATTAATGTTAAGATACAGAACACGATAATTAAGGGAGTTAGCACTGACGTCATTGACCCGTTCCATTTTCCAAACCACTGCTCCATGAGGCTGGTGAAAGGGTCATCTGTCCCTGAGTTTTCAGCCAGCTCAATAGCCGAGGCAGTAAGTCCTTGCAGAGCTTTGGTGACCGTGACATCCGGAGCTGTGCTGTTGGGGATGTAAGTGCAGCTCTGGCCTCCAATCATGACACACACGCCACCTTCTTCTGCTGACATCATATCTAAAGCCATTTTCCCAGGTCATTTTACTGCTAGGTCCTAGTTGTTCAGCTATATGTTTGATGGCATCTCTGGTATTATTTACAAATCTTTGCTGATTATAGTACATGTAGTTGATCCCGTCTACATTTTTCGTTACAGTGGACCACCAGAAGAATATAGATTCAAACCCAGCACctgttttatttctagttttgaaTTCCTTTGGTCCCCCTTGGGGACTCCAATAGCATCAATAAAAATACAGGGATCAAAAGATCCTCTGGGAGcatctatttctctttgtgtCCAGTGTCCCCTTTCCTCAACTGGGAGCGGACGGATGCCAGGGTGAAAGGGACGGCCAGTTGCACCAAAGCTCAGGTGCCACTCCCGCTTTCCTGTAGGACCTCAGTCTGTCTGTACAGTCCCACCAGAAGCCTGCTCGGGGTACGGAGAGGGCAGACTGATCCTGTAGCTTCTTGACAGCCAGGCTTTCATTGCACCCTGTCGTGTTTCCAAGAGACGCCACCCCCTCGTCCTCTCTAGAGAGACACGAGGTGAAGTTGAAGTCAGAGGCTGGTGGCCTCACGGTCCTTGGGAGCTGAACCGTGAGACAGCTCATGTCAGGGAAGAGCAACGATAGGGTTTTGCACGATTCATTTCCCCACGCCGTGGTCTCCTGGAAGAGGCTGCCATCCAGGGCCTGCCCGTAGGATCCACAGACCATCCACGTGGAAAGGGAAGTGTCTGGGCCTCCAGTCTCCCCGTCACACAGGCGTAACAATCGCTCTTATTTAGGGTGGGGACAGAATATTTGATCCCTTCTAGCCAGGTGTTTTCCATCTTTATACCCAGTTTCTACTGCAACTGTCCGCCTTAAATCCTTGACCTCTATAATGGTCACCTTAGATGGGCCACTGGGGAAAGACATAGGTACAGTGCTGCTGTCGGGTTTTATAGAAGGAGTGGGGGACATGacagctgaggcaggaagcatTATGTTTAAAGAGAATTGTCCCGTGGGTCTGTACCTGATGTACCTGCTCCCATCCAAAGGCTCTAAGGTTGTGTCTTCAGGAGTGGGGACACTGATTGTAAGAGACCTGCTGATACCTGGAAAAGGGAAGTGAAGACAATGCTGACTACGCCTTCCGGAAGGTGACTTTGGTGGGATTGGACCCAGGTGTGGCCTCCCATCTTCCCTCTGTGGCACAGACTGCCTTTTCCACCCGTGTATGGGTCCAGCCCTCTCGGCTGTGCGGGCTGCTGTCTCTGTAGCCAGAAGCACCAAGAAGGGGCCTTCCCAGGCTGCTTGGAGCTTCTCTTCCCTGCAGCCTTTGACCAGCACGTCGTCTCCAGGTCCATGTGGATGCACCGGAAACTCAAGAGGTGGCATTTGTGCCAGGAGTCCCCTCTCCCTGAGAGAAAGCAGAGTGGAAGACAAACCACGTATATAGTTTTCAAGAAATTGGTCTTTGGTTTTGAAGGTGGGAATGTCAGTAGTTGAATCAGACAGGGTAACCCGTATAGCATTTCATGGAGGGGGGGCATAGGCCCATGTCTTTTTGAGGGGCCATTCGGATCCTTAGGAGGGCGGTAGGCAAAATTTAGTCCAAGGTAACCTGGTTTCTAGGACCAATTTAGTAAGGTGATTTTTCAGAGTCTGGTTCATTCTTTCCACCCTTCTTGAGGAAGGAGGGTTCCAGGGGGTATGCTATTCCTATTTAATTCCTAAAATCTGTATGAGTCCCTTGACGATATTACCAGTAAAGTGACTCCCGTTATCCGAATCAATATTTTCGATCAGACCAAATATGTTCAATCAGGACTTTGACTGCATTATCAGCAGTTGCCCCAGGTAGAGGAGTTGCTTCTACCCAATGAGTGAGGTGGTCTGCAATCACAAGAAGGTATTTGAGACGCCTATTTTGGGCATTTCTGTGGAGTCAATTTGAATGCTTTGGAATGGCCGTAACCAGGATTCCTCCGCCAGAGGGCGCTGTCCTAGGGTTTGCGTATAGTTTTCCAGCACGTTTTATATCCCTCAGAGGTTGGTTTGGCTGATGTATACGGAGGATCGCGTCACACATTGTTTGGCGACCCCAATGGCCACTCTGGAGGAGCTGGGTTAACATTTCTGTCATTATTGGTTTGGACAGCATTTCTCTTTCATTGGGTAATAGCCATCGTCCCTCTGAATTTTCTTCTACCCCTACtttctgtgaactaaaataaaatcttaaggctcacctcCCCCATCCTTTGtgacccattaacaggcctaagggaaaggatgtccccaagaaggggggggggcatgatgaggcacgtctgacctccctcctcctggcaggcaatttagttttaggacaTTCccttggccatgagggggtccattccAGTCAGcaagtggggggtggggtgagccTTAAAAGTTTACTTTAGTTCACAGGACGTACAAGGGGTGTTGTGATGAATTAtacagtggtgaagtcagggctgttagtgtacctgtcacccgaATCTGGTAGTTCTTTTTGTGGGGTCTCTTTTTGTCTCCTGCCTCGTGGTGAACAGAACTTGGCAGTCTCGTATTCCCCAGAAATGAGCGTTGGGGTGAAGGGAAAAATTCCCCTTTGCCCttggaaggtttgctgaaaaatcaacgcACAATGaagcagattaataagaaaaaaactatcaGATTTATTTTAGAGTGTATACATGGGAAGGCTCAGACAATGAGGCCTTTCTAGTAAAATGGGttgtgggagggaggaaaagaggaattcTGCTGAGTGTCAGCAAAGGATTGCTGGGGAGAATGCATGGATGGGGAAGAAAGATTAGCTGGGAAATAGTTCCCTTTGGAATTTAAAAGAGCCTGAGAGACAGGACATTATCTCCTTAAAGAGTCTGTACAGGTGTGGTCACACCCCTGTTCTTACaatgaggggaagaaaagagcaaCTGTTCTCCTAGAGTGGTCTGGCTCTCAGACAGACACAGAAACTTCAATGATCCTGGGAGAATCCATAGTGGTGGGAGGTCAGAGAGAACTTGAGGCTTCTTCAGTCAGGCCAGcatgtcaaaatgccatattttggggtaaaaatatttctaatttccttcatcGGCAATGCTTACAAAACATTAGGAGCAATGTGAGTTGTGCTGATGATCCTGTAGGGGAGATAGAGCGAGGTTTTACAAAACAAGCACAGCAACTCGGATGTCCT encodes the following:
- the LOC138395292 gene encoding patr class I histocompatibility antigen, A-126 alpha chain-like isoform X1, whose protein sequence is MAVTAPGTLLVMLFSGALALTETWAGPHSMRYFSTAVSRPGRGEPRFIAVGYVDDTQFVRFDSDAASPRMEPRAPWVAQEGPEYWDEETRNVKGSAQTDRVNLRTLLGYYNQSEAGSHTIQMMYGCDVGPDGRLLRGYWQFAYDGADYIALNEDLRSWTAADTAAQITKRKWEQAGDAEQARAYLEGTCVDWLRRYLEHGKDMLLRADPPKTHVTHHPISDREATLRCWALGFYPAEITLSWQRDGEDLTQDTELVETRPAGDGTFQKWAAVAVPSGEEQRYTCLVQHEGLPEPLTLRWELPSQPSVAMVGIVAGLVLLGAVLAGAVAAAVMWRKKSSGHFLPTGGKGGSYAQAACSDSAQGSDVSLTACKA
- the LOC138395292 gene encoding HLA class I histocompatibility antigen, A alpha chain-like isoform X2, translated to MAVTAPGTLLVMLFSGALALTETWAGPHSMRYFSTAVSRPGRGEPRFIAVGYVDDTQFVRFDSDAASPRMEPRAPWVAQEGPEYWDEETRNVKGSAQTDRVNLRTLLGYYNQSEAGSHTIQMMYGCDVGPDGRLLRGYWQFAYDGADYIALNEDLRSWTAADTAAQITKRKWEQAGDAEQARAYLEGTCVDWLRRYLEHGKDMLLRADPPKTHVTHHPISDREATLRCWALGFYPAEITLSWQRDGEDLTQDTELVETRPAGDGTFQKWAAVAVPSGEEQRYTCLVQHEGLPEPLTLRWELPSQPSVAMVGIVAGLVLLGAVLAGAVAAAVMWRKKSSERT